The sequence below is a genomic window from Setaria italica strain Yugu1 chromosome IV, Setaria_italica_v2.0, whole genome shotgun sequence.
CCTAAATGCTTGGGTTTTGCTTCAGGACAACTATTAAAAGTATATGATGTTGCCTTTTAAATTTAGATGGTTATGCTCGCCCTCCCTTCCTTTCTATGTAAGGTTTTGCACATGGAGTCTTTACAATGTGAATATTGACCATTAATGCTTCTTAATACACATTGAAAAACTTGAAAATATAATGATACTCCTATTAAAGTATTCTTCTTAATTAAAATTACCAGCTAGCTATATCACTTTGCTTATGTGGCATGAAAGGTTAATGATCAACGATAAAACATGAATACTAGTTAGTAGACAGTCTACTCAAGTCTCCTAATATTTATGCGATTAATACACTCTACAGCATGTTGGTCCATGCGTATTTAATTTGTAGAATGTGCTCTAGATGGTTCATTATACATGTTGTCTACTACACTTTTTGAGTGACATGCATGCAAATTTCTTATAGATGGTCATTGAATCCACAGTTGGAGATGCGCGCTAAAGTAATGTTGATTTTAAAATGGGGTATACATTGCCACCTCTGTTTATTAATACAAGGCAAATTTAATTCATTCTAGTCTCCAAAGTTAAACTTTAACCATTAGTTTTGTCACATAATATATCATTTATAGCTACAAACCTATATATTGTGAAAGCATTTTAAATATGAATCTAACACTATAATCTTTACACGCTAATAAACATACTCGTGATTTTAATAATTCTTAATCAAGTTATACAAAGTTTAACTTTTCAAAAAAGCAAGATATGCCTTCTAGTTTTGGAAAGTGAGTAATTATCTTCCTTATTTGAAGGTATACGTCTACCATATTGGCTACTATAAGTTCAGTCAACGCACCTAAGAAAATTTCCCATTGGTTCATTAAAAGTTTAAAGTTGTGTACCTTTAACAGTGTTCTACAAGGTATGGATGAAGACCTTAATGCACAAGAAAAAAAGCGTAGTGGAAGAATTGTACGAAGACATAACAGCCAATATAATCTTCAAATCGAACAACTTAGTTAACATGGTCATGACTCCACTTGTGCCACACTAATGTGTCAATGGATCAAATGGCAATGCACGATCCATTTGgctattactccctccgttccaaattgtaggtcattgacttttctaagttcatagatattattatgcatttagacgtAACCTAAAGGCAAAACGACCTTCAATTTAGAGCGGAGAGAGTAGCTACAAGGGGCTACTTTCTAACACATGCATGATTATCCATACAAAATTTCTTTCTTATTAGTTTATCGAATCTATCGGTAACACTTTCTAGTTAAGGTTTAAGTTCATGACCTAAACCCTAACATTGTAAATTAAAGAGGGTGGAGTGGTGGATGAGTCATGGTGGATGAGCTCCTTGTGAGGAGGAGGGCATCGGATGAGACTGAGAGTCGTCGTAAAGTTTTGATGAGGAGGATGGCGGAGGTAGTTGCAAAACAAGGGATGGTTGGTTACCATGTATAGGGAAGAAGGCATGAGGTCTAGGTGATGGTTGGCTCTCCACTATTTTTGAGTCCTTAATATTATGTCCGAGCGCATTAAAATAGAAAATCGCTAACATGTATGTTTCTTCCTACATACCTTACAGAATTATCAGTGTCTAGAACATCTCTTATTGCTCGAGCATACGGCGTCTCATGACACCAACCCACTTCAGCCACAAACATCAGACCAACCATTTCCTAGTGCCTAATTGCCTATCCCTTTGCCCTCTCTGCCCAAGCCCAACCGGTTGGGTATATATAGTGCGCCCTAATCAACGTCCCGACCTAGTACAGTACCCCCTAACCAACGTCCCGACCTAGTACGATACCCAACCGCATCTTACTATCTATTAGCCAGCCACTATCGTTGCGCCGCTAGATCAGCCCTACTCGCGAAATCTTCTGCAACTATATAAATGCCATATCGAAAGCCCATCCAAAGAATTTCAAAGTGATAAAATTGTTGTCACCCATTTGGTGATCCAGATTTTGTAGTGCTTTTAGCTTTAGAAAAGCGAAATATATGGCCACATAAGAAAACCTTCTTGCAAAATTTTGACGTCGTTGACTTACATATATACAGCAAGGCAGCAGGACCTGAACTCCTTGCCGGCGTTTGTGAACGCAACCCGCAAGTGAAACATTTATTCGGATCCGAtcgagcatgcatgcatgtgtggtgGGGGGCTCAGCTGAGCTCCTCTCATGGTCGCAAGCCCAGAGGCTACCAGCTGCTAGTCCCCGCGCACAGTATCCATTTTGTTTGTTGCGTTGTCCCCTTCCTCCAAAAGCTCTCCTCTCTCCCATGGCTCGTGGGGATGCATACGACAGGCTGCGATGCGTATGTGCAATTTGCCATCGGGGAGCCGAAAGGTAAAAGAAATCTCATCGAATCCGCGCAAGCCTTTTCTATACACACTGACTGCCCGTGAAAATGCCGCATCTGACGCCTTTTTTCCTGTCTTCTGTTCTTTTCTACTGTTGCTCTCCGATGGCTCAACTTGCTTCCCCACTGGGAGGCACGCCTGGTGTGAAAGGAGCCAAGACGACCAACAGTGCCCCAATGTGACAATTTACAACCATGATTAATAGCACTAGCTAGTGCATTTGTGAATAATTGGTCAGATATGCTGCTATCATTTTCCCCAGATAAATGTTATAAAAGCTTGGccagataaaaaaaattcagctaCTGAAGTTGGGatatttctttttgttataGTTATTATATATGGAATTAAGGACTATAACATATACATCTCTGGACTGAAAACTGAAATGTCATTACAAATGGATGATGGAACTATAAGGAAGAAGGGAACTACAAAGAATTTACAAAATTGGCACAAAAAATACAATACTTCTCCATTGAGATAGTGATTTGAAGGGTGCCCACAGTCTCTTAGCACACCTTAACACCACCAAACTATCAATGATGCAAAagcaaagagaaaaagaaaggataacaacagaaaaaaaaagttgaatccaTTACCATTAGTACTGGAATACTACTAGCAGTAGTTCCAATTAATCAGGGAGTAAGAATAAAAATTACGGTGGCCCTTAGGCTTTTTCACCAATCTTGATGCGGCCTACACAGTGTCTGGCACGGTCTCCTCACTGTTGGAGATCAACGGCTCGTAGCACTTCCGCTCCACGCCCGCCTGCTCCCCCTTCTCCGGCCTGCCTCCCTCTCCCGCGGCCGTCGCTGACTTGTGGGCCCTAGGCTTCTCCACGTCGTCCGGCGAGCATGACGTCAGCTCCTGCGCCCGCCGCGCCTGCGCCTCCCAGTCGGTGGAGCCGACGACGCAGAGCATGAGCCCGGCGCAGCACACTTGCGCCGCCAGGAGACCCATCCAGAGCCCGACGAAGCCCACGCCGAGCCCGAACGCCAGAAGCACGGCGACGGGCATGCCCACCAGGTAGAAGGCGCCGAGGTTGACgtgcgcggcgcgcgccggccgcgcgctgCCGCGGAGCACGCCGCAGCCGACGGTCTGCGGGCAGTTGCCGAGCTCGCAGAGCCCCACGATCGGGAGCGCCGCCGCGGTCAGCCGGAGGAtgtcggcgtcggcggtgaACATGCGCCCCCACGCGTGGCGCACCCCGGCCGCGAACGACATAGCGGCGAgccccatggccgccgcgccggcaacGGCGAcgtgcgccgcggcgcgcgcgcggcccggGCGGTTGGCGCCCAGCTCGTTGCCCACCCGCGTGGACACGCCGAAGCCCAGCGACGACGGGAACACGTACACCAGGGCCGTCGTCTGCATGAGCACGCCCATGGATGCCACCGCCGGCTTCGGGTCCGGCAGCAGGCCGCAGAATAGGATCATCACCTCGTACCACCACCACTCGAGGCACACCGACACGCAGCTTGGTGCGGCCAGCCGAGCGAGCGGGCCCCACCCGGCGAGCCACTCCGCCGTGGGCGGCCCCGCCGCGAGCAGCGCCGCGTCGCGCCGGACGACGACGTACGCGAGCAgcacggcgaggaggacgaagttggacgccgacgccgcggcggccaccccGGGCGCACCGAGCCCGAGGCACCCCACCAGGACGTAGTTCGCCGGCACGTGGAAGAGCACGGCggctcccgcggcggcggcgagcgggcgcgtgATCCCCTGGGACCGGAGGTACACGCGGAGTGGGTGAAtgatggagaaggagaggaggtcCGGGAGGGAGAAGATGACGTACTCCTGCGCCAGCGCCGTGATCTCGCGGTCCTGGCCCAGGAACACGAGGATCTTGGACATGTTGAGCCAGAGCGCCGAGAGCGGCAGCGAGCAGCAGAGCAGGAAGAGGATGGAGCGGTAGAGGGTTAGGCCGAGGAGGCGCGGCTGGTTGGCGCCGAACGCCTGGGAGCAGAGCGGGTCCATGCCGAGCGAGAGCCCGGACAGCACCGAGTAACCGGTGATGTTGGCGAAGGCGATGGCGAGGGACCCGGCCGCCAGCGGGAGGTCGCCGATGGAGCCCAGGAAGAACATCGACAGGGCCGTCCGCGAGTAGAGCAGCAGCGCCGTCAGCGCGATCGGGAACGCGAGCCggcacagcgccaccgcctcccggACGGTCTCCCCTGCCGCCGGCAggggcacggcacggcactTGAGCTGGCGGCCGcaatggtggccggcggcgtcggcttCCGCGTGCTGAGGCACTGCAACGTAGACGTGGTGGCCGACCTTGCCGCCGACCagcgccaccggcggcgccgacggcatGGGGGTGGTGGTGCCCATTGGTGGATCGGCCGTGTGCGGCAGCTTTGTGGTGGAGGATAGGGAGCAGGGGACTAGAAGCAGAGCAAAGCTTAAAGCTAAGCTTTGCTTGGAGGTGTACTTGGCTGTGGGTGGTGGACACTGATGAAGAGTGAGTGCATGGGGTTATATAAGGTTGGCGGAAGCTCAGTTTAACCTTTCAGAAGTACTTAATTGGAGCGTGGCTAACTTTTGTGCCTGCATTTTGTAAAGtaaacttctttttttttcaatcaaaCTAGTCTTCAGAAAAATTTATCGAGTTTTCTGATATTCTGATGGTGCATTATGCCATTATATGCGTATATGTAATCATTATAATTCCTATGGACCCAATTGTACTGTTGAATGAGAAGTTCCTTCTTAGTCTCGTTAATCACAATGATGGACCTAGTACCATCAGTCACGACTTTAGCTTTCTTTTGGGGAACAGGGTAGCTAGCAGAGATTCTTCAGCATTTTCACCTGTTTATTGTCCAAGACCAATAAAATAGTCAATGCTGTGAATTTGTTCTAGCACTTCTTCACTTACTGTAAAAAATGTAGATTCCTCTAAGGCCCAACCCCACCGCCCCAAACACACACCGAATTGATTGACATCTTTTTTTATAGTGTTGAATGTTTTTTAGGACAGCTGTCTAATATAAACTGTGGTTATGGCATATTAATTTCAAATTACTGCACAAAGTGGATATTTGAGTAGAATAGAGTTACTTAGGTCCCGTTTGTATCGATGAGCTAAACTTTAAACTTTAGCTTCTCTAAAGCTTAGCTGCTAGAGATCCAAACGGAACGAAGTAGTgcccagctaaactttagctccatgCCAAAAGGAGCATTAACCATTAGCTGCCAAGATGTTAAAGGATGTCAAAGATAAAAATAACCTCATCCTCAACTTTATCCGATCCCCACACGTTGGCCCTCGTGAGATGTGAAGGCGGAACGAGGAGGGGCAGGAGGATGGAATCAGCCGACGACGAGGGGCCATACCAATGGCTGGGGCCAAGCAACATTGGAGCTCGTGGCCGAAGCGGAGAAGCTTCGGGTGTTGGTCATGGTTGGAGCATGGCAGAGTAGCTTCGGGGCGGTGATGCTCTAGGCATGGTATGGATTGGGGCATGGTGGGCGGTGCGGCGCGGGACAAAGAAGCTTCATGATAGCATGGCTTGGGGCACTGCATAGAAACTCTAGGGCGGCATGGGAACGGGACGGGAATGACGAGGAGGGGGAGAAAGTGGATGTGTGACTTGATATGAGAGGaaagggggagagagggagggagagctgAGAGGGCTACTATAGTCCATATATGCATCTATTATCTAAGGTCAttagctagctaaattttaaATAGGTAGATCCAAATAGAACCTTACAAACAAAATATGATAGTATTGTGCTAGAGATTTATTGAGAAAAACATCATCAAATACAAGGAACGATTTTGTTGAATCATTTCAAAAGCTCTCATTAATCCAACACAAGGACGAACAATGCAAGCGGTGGTTTATAACTTCTGCTAATGTACAATAGTATCCCTTTTATTATTAAGTGAGCCCACATCATGTATCATATCCTCATTTGTGGCGGTTATCAGACCGGCACAACGAAGCCAATGCAGATGCTCACCTACGTGTAAGGTGTGTGAGCTGGCACCTATAATAATACACGTGACGACACTTGCACAAGCCGGCAAGGATAGTAAAAATAgaaatttacaaaaaaaatacaataacaATAAGTCACAAGTTAGTTATTTTTTCACTTGAAATACGTGCACATGCGGTACCTAGCCTTCAAATTTGGACCTCCCCTCACATGATATCTCCATACTATCCCACTAAATGTCGTTGTTGCACGCAACAGAGAGCCATGTTCCTTTTGAACTTGTTGCATAAAGCTTTGGTCAACTATTCAGGTGGGGGTGGTTTAAGTGGCTTCTAATCAAAATCTTTTCAACTATAAAATTATAGATCACATCGAAACCtacatttttcatataaattttgtCTTCATTGTAACCGTatgcaaaagttatgaatttccGAAAACAACATGaatttcaaattataaggatGCAAATACGAGCTCAAATTGTATACATTATTTAGGCAT
It includes:
- the LOC101768129 gene encoding protein DETOXIFICATION 51 — its product is MGTTTPMPSAPPVALVGGKVGHHVYVAVPQHAEADAAGHHCGRQLKCRAVPLPAAGETVREAVALCRLAFPIALTALLLYSRTALSMFFLGSIGDLPLAAGSLAIAFANITGYSVLSGLSLGMDPLCSQAFGANQPRLLGLTLYRSILFLLCCSLPLSALWLNMSKILVFLGQDREITALAQEYVIFSLPDLLSFSIIHPLRVYLRSQGITRPLAAAAGAAVLFHVPANYVLVGCLGLGAPGVAAAASASNFVLLAVLLAYVVVRRDAALLAAGPPTAEWLAGWGPLARLAAPSCVSVCLEWWWYEVMILFCGLLPDPKPAVASMGVLMQTTALVYVFPSSLGFGVSTRVGNELGANRPGRARAAAHVAVAGAAAMGLAAMSFAAGVRHAWGRMFTADADILRLTAAALPIVGLCELGNCPQTVGCGVLRGSARPARAAHVNLGAFYLVGMPVAVLLAFGLGVGFVGLWMGLLAAQVCCAGLMLCVVGSTDWEAQARRAQELTSCSPDDVEKPRAHKSATAAGEGGRPEKGEQAGVERKCYEPLISNSEETVPDTV